CCAGGCCCTGCAGGGCGTGGCCCCCGAGGAGAGAGGCAGCGGCACTAGGGATGATGATGTGGGCCCCGCTGAGGTAGCTCAGCTCTGACTCCCCCAGCTTGCCCCGCCCGCCGCCAATTCCCGCCACCGGCGGACCCCCCTTGAGCAGTGAGCCCAGTCCGCCCGGAGAGCTTTGCTCCTGGGCGACAAAGTGGCCGTGGGCCTTGATGTGCTTGCGGAGGGAGCTGGGGTCCGTGTAGCGCTTCAGGCATCCGGCCATCTTGCAATAGTAGGGCTTGTCGACGTAGTGGGTTCGCGTGTGCTTGAAGCGGTCACTGGAGTTGGAGTAGCGCTTGTTACACCCCTCGTATGGACAGATGTAGGGCTTCTCTCCTGATGACAAAATACAAGTCACTCATTTTATTCAAGCACCCAGGAAAATGTGTGAGTTCACGGTGAGTTCCTCTTTGAGTCTGCACAGAGGTTcggtgaacgtgtgtgtgtgtgtgtacatgctgcCTGCATGCTTGTGTctttgacctgtgtgtgtgtgtgtgtgtgtgtgaagggtgaaGGGAGAGACTCCGTGCCAGCAGAtcagtgtgtgacagagagaccaACCTGTGTGTGAGCGGTTGTGTATCTTGAGGTTCTCCAGGCGAGAGAAGCTCTTGTTGCATGTGGGGCAGCGGTGAGGCTTCTCATTGGTGTGGGTACGAATGTGGATCAGCATTTTGTATCTGTGGACAATACACACACTTACTCTTAACACATCACAGTCTGCACCGTATTCAGAGGTAACGACATTTCGTTTCTGAAAGAAATATAATGAACAGAACCGCATAGTCTACGTGACAGACAGTCAAAACTGTTCTACAAGACAATTTCTCCCTGCACGGGTGTGTATTGTACCCTCCTGGGCAGGCCTTAGCAATCTCACCTGGCATTGAAGCCCCGCCCCTTGCGAGCACAGCCGTCCCAGTGGCAGCAGTACCCAGAATCCTTCTCAGGTTTGACATGGAAGTCGTTGACATGGTCCACCAGGTCCTGTAGGCAGTCGAAGAGGAGGTGACACTGGACAGAcggaggagggagagtgagtcAGGGTTGGAGGAGGTTCTGAGCATAAAATTATGAGGTTCCATCTGACattttagtaaaaaaatatatatatttacatatactgGATTATTGGATGTTTATTAACATCTGTGTggtgttattttaattttttacagtaattcacaaaataaaaaaggttcTATCTCCAAAAAGGCATACCACATTGGAGTTATAAGTTTCTATCTGTGATCCAATCAAAAGCCTCACTGAATACGGGAGTTCCAATCAAAATCCATCTTTTAGCCATGTATGTTTAGCTGGGCTAGTTTGTGTGTTAGCTAGTTGACTTGGGATAGTTCGCAAATTTAACAATACCATTAGAAACCTAACATTGAATGACTTTATTGATGATTTGTTAAAAAGAGTAAGCAGTAGTGAAGCGTAAGTTGAAGCATATTAGTTAGCTATATTGCGGTTTGTTAAGAGTATGTAAAGATTATAGATAAATTAGATCGCTAACCCACTAGCTTGCAAGCTAACCTCCGTTAACTACCTGGTCCTAACTCACTAGCAAATGTACACGGTCCGGTTAGCTACGGTGAATATAGCTAGCCAACTAGCTCCACATCAAGATGCAAAGTGGCAAGTTAACGATAGCAAGCTAAGTAAACTTTTAATCGCCTTAACTATCCATCTAccaactacactcacctaaaggattatcaggaacaccatactaatactgtgtttgaccccctttcgccttcagaactgccttaattctacgtggcattgattcaacaaggtgctaaaagcattctttagaaattttggcccatattgataggatagcatcttgcagttgatggagatttgtgggatgcacatccagggcacgaagctcccgttccaccacatcccaaagatgctctattgggttgagatctggtgactgtgggggccatttcagtacagtgaactcattgtcatgttcaagaaaccaatttgaaatttttcgagctttgtaacatggtgcattatcctgctggaagtagccatcagaggatgggtacatggtggtcataaagggatggacatggtcagaaacaatgctcaggtaggccatggcatttaaacaatgcccaattggcactaaggggcctaaagtgtgccaagaaaacatcccccacaccattacaccaccacaaccagcctacacagtggtaacaaggcatggatggatccatgttctcattctgtttacgccaaattctgaatctaccatctgaatgtctcaacagaaatcgagactcatcagaccaggcaacattcttccagtcttcaactctccaattttggtgagcttgtgcaaattgtagcctctttttcctatttgtagtggagatgagtggtacccggtggggtcttctgctgttgtagccaatccgcctcaaggttgtgcgtgttgtggcttcacaaatgttttgctgcatacctcggttgtaacgagtggttatttcagtcaaagttgctcttctatcagcttgaatcagtcggctcattctcctctgacctctagcatcaacaaggcattttcgcccacaggactgccgcatactggatgtttttcccttttcacaccattctttgtaaacccttgaaatggttgcgcgtgaaaatcccagtaactgagcaaattgtgaaatattcagaccggcccgtctggcaccaacaaccacgctcaaaattgcttaaatcacctttctttcccattctgacattcagtttggagttgaggagattgtcttgaccaggaccacacccctaaatgcattgaagcaactgccatgtgattggttgattagataattgcattcatgttaaattgaacaggtgttcctaataatcctttaggtgagtgtagatgtaCAGCTAGCTGGCTTCATAGTAACTAACTAATGATATCGTCAGCACACTAGTTACCAAACTAGTTAACTAGCTAACAAATCTAGATACTTTTTAGAGCTTTTAATTGTGTTCAGCAGTGCAGTCATTATGTCCATGTATCAATAACAGGGCCAGCTATAAAAAGCACTTAGTAGACTTGCTATAGTAGCTAACTGTTTTTGTAGATATTGTGACTATAAAATAGATAACAGAGAAGGCTCAGATGATGATCATGAAGCATGGACACATACATCAGGAGAGATAACAACAATGAGACTAGTaaagagagagtaaaagagacAAATAGTGGTAAAAAGTGTTATACTGTGTAAAACCTTTGCGAACAGGGATATGGAATCTTTGATGCTCAATGTCTCTGAATCATGTTGAACGCAGATGGAACCTTATAATTCTAAGCTCACGACCTGACGTAGCCTGATCTCCAAGATCTGTTTGTCTAGCAACTCCCGGTCTAAACAGCACAAACCAGACTTGGGCCCAGGCTAAAACATCCCATCCTGCAACTCACCTTCCTCCAACGGCAGGCCAGCTGTTCATCCGCTGAGAGATCGGGAGACGCCCGCTTGTCGCCGGGCTGGCCAATGAACATGGAAGATGGCAGGTGGAGTCCGCCCCCAGCACCAATCGGCACAAAGAACTGGAAGGCTTGCGAGGAGGCGCCGCTATCCACGTAACGGATGTGAGCTGACTCCTGAACCAAGAGGATTAAAGGTTATGATCTGTCcccattaaacacacacacacacgcgcgtcgTACGTTCCCTTGGCTACACCACTCAGCAGACCTACGGTCCCTCCTGGCCATTTGTCCCCGTCTCCTTCCACTGACATCTGATGGGTGGCTGTGAAGGCCGGCGGTGATGTGAGTGGATGGGGTCGGACAGCATCATGGCTGTGTCCTGTGTCTCTGACTCAGCAGGCTGTGGGAGCATGAGAGACACCGGGCAGCTCTGACACACTCCTCATGAGGGAATCCAGTTGTTTCTCGCAACAaccacctctctctcactgACACCCAGCGGCCTCATTGGcatcacgtgtgtgtgtgtgtgtgtgtgtctgttgtagGTATGTGTGAGGGcgtgttgtgggtgtgtgtggtatgggtgtgggtgtgtacatTGTGGGTGTGTAcgtttggggtgtgtgtgttgtgggtgtgCACGTTATGGGTGCGTGcatgttgtgggtgtgtgcgttgtgggtgtgtgcgcgttgtgggtgtgtgcgcgttgtgggtgtgtgcgcgttgtgggtgtgtgcgcgttgtgggtgtgtgcgcgttgtgggtgtgtgcgcgttgtgggtgtgtgcatgttgtgggtgtgtgcatgttatGGGTGTGTGCGcgttgtgggtgtgtgcgcgttgtgggtgtgtgcgcgttgtgggtgtgtgcgcgttgtgggtgtgtgcgtctgtgtgtgtatttaatcCGATTTACAGCAAGGTACAGCCAACAGACCTCACGCAGTCTAATTCAATTCTCTCCCAATTGAATTGAGAGCCCCTGGCTGCAGTCTATTCAGCTTATCAGCCTCCCTCCGAGTTCTAGACAAGCACGTCCGccaacatagacacacacacacacacacacacacgcaaacaagcacacaaacaaacacacgcacaggcGCGggcacacaaactcacagagtcgcacatcacacacactgatgaacGCAGACGCACAGCTAACTGGAAATGAGCTCTTATGAGATTTGTCCCAGACATTACTGACATGCCTACAGACAGCCAAAAGATTGTgcccccccaacacccccagAACAGTTATCTCAGAACAGATTAGGCTGTCCTGCTAATCCTGTAAGACCCCAGTGTACATATTACCCTGTGACGTAGTATAAACTgcctctgtgagtgtgtgtgtgtgttgttctcaCAGCGTTCCTGACTCATTGGTGTCGTGTCTCGTGGTTTTCTCTGGTTAAGGCTGGAGAGAGGGTACTAGGGTGGTGGTGCTCTATCAGCTTGGACTGACTGAAAGGACCTACCCCcagcccctctctccaccttccCTCGCTCTCTTTGCAtctaccccacacacacacacacacacacacacgacaattCAGAAGTGCCTGTACTGCCGGGTGATTCCCACTCACCCCTGCGAGGATGTGGTGGGAGACCCCGTTTCCATTGGCTGTCTCTGGGGAACTGGAGGTGTGTCGGGAGGAGGGGGACATGCTGAGATCCACGGCTGGGGGCGTGGGGGGAATTTCTGGCCTCTCCTGGGGGACCACGGGCACACCTGTGGAAGGAGGGGGTCAGAGTGCATGGTCAAAAGCCTGGTCAGACGGCCCGGCTCCGTTAGAGTTGCTGGCTGGGCCACGCTACCCACCTGTGTGGGGTGAGGCAGGGGATGCAGGCACGATGACGGCAGTGCCATCGTCGGCCATGCGGAGCTGCCGGGCCCGTTTGGCATGGATGGGGGAAAGGGTGGGCGGCGACCGCGCAGCCCTGTTTACCCGCCCTCGGGGCAGTTTCAAGTCCAGTGGCTCATCCAGGGACAGCATGGCTGCAGCCCGCCCCACCTGCAAAGACAACCAATCAGGGAAGGGTTAGTGATTCAGCcaatcatacattttaaatgtcagtGACACATCACACTACCTATAGCCTTACTACTCTAAGCTCATTGTGATACAGTACACAGTCAATGCCTATTCTACAACCTTGTTCCACAAAAGTTTGGGcgttgtgtaaaatggaaataaaaacaaaatgcaatgatgtgcaaatcctttaaaccctatattaaatagaaaacagtacaaagacaagatatcaaatgttgaaactgaaaatgtttatagttCCTTTGATGCCTGCAACgctttcaaaaaagctgggcccggggcaacaaaagactggaaaagttgtgtaatacaaaaaaagaacctgATGGAAAATCTCTCAataaattaggttaattggcaactggtcagtaacatgattgggtataaaaagagcatcccagagaggatgagtctttcagaagtaaagattcACTACTCTGCGAAAGActcaggcaaatagtgcaacactTTAAGAATACATTTCTCAACTTAAAATGGCAaagagtttgaggatctcataatatacaatacataatatcattcaaATATTCATAGAATCCGGAGAAatatctgtatgcaagggagaaggccgaaaaccaaagctggatggctgtgatcttcgggccctcaggtggcactgcattaaaaacagaaacgaTTCTGTGGTGGATATCACTGCATGGCCTCAGGAAcccttctgaaaaccattgtccgTGAACACaatacatcgctgcatccagaaatacaagttaaaactctaccatacaaagaagaaaccagatataaacaagatgcAGAAACCCTGCCAAGTTCTCTGGGCCAAAGCTAATTCAAGACGGACTGAGGcaaagtagaaaactgtcctgtggtctgacaaatcaaaatctgaaattatttttgggaaataTGGATGCCACTTCCATGCTAAAAAGGAAAGAGACCTTCCGGCtttttatcagtgcacagttcgaAAAGCCAACAtctatgatggtatgggggtgcattagtacacatggcatgggtgacttgtacatctgtgaaggcaccattaatgctgaagtTTATATAGGTTTTGAAGaaacatgctgccatccagattacatctttttcagggaaggccttgcttatttcagcaagacaatgccaaaccacattctgcatgttttacaacagcatggctctgtagtaaaggAATCTGGGTGccaaactggcctgcctgcagacctgtcacccactgaaaacatttggtgcattatgaaatgaaagatATGACAAGGAGACCCAGAACTGTTGAGTAGCTCAAATCCTATAACAAGCAAgaacaggaaaacatttcactttcagaactacagcaattggtttccTCAGGTCCCAAACACTTAGAGTGTtcttaaaagaagaggagatgcaacacagtaataaacatgcccctgtcccaactttttgaaacgtattgctagcatcaaattcaaaatgggcatgtattttcttccaaaaacagtaacatttgtctggttcaacatttgatatgttgtctttgtactattttcaactAAATATAGAGATTAAAAGATttgcacattgcattctgtttttatttgcatcttACACAGTGTCcgaacatttttggaaacagggttgtattgtAATAATACAGTTAGCATTATAATAAGGTTTAATATTGCGATTGACCAATAAAAAAGGCAattgctgtgtgtttttctatgGGGGTTTTTGGAGGACATAATGCGTATTGTCTGAATATGTCCTAGAATATACAAGCACAGATTACATAACCACACTTCCTTACACTGCCTCCTAGCAACAAAACCGGACATCACGATCTGAAATGCAGACGGAGGAAACAGAAACCACACTCGCACTTCTTCAAGACTAGCCTATGCACACGCTTCTCCAagcaccccccctccccagtgACCTTTGCTCACATGCTCTTCTAGAGGAATGTCTGCAATCCAATCCAGATGGTCACCCTGACCCCCTAGACTCCCCCTGGCCACTGCCCCCAGCCACCACCACATAAACCCCCATGGACCTCACCGCCCTGCGTGACCCCCTCAGGCCTACCTCCACCTCGCAGCCCCACCAAATGGACATCCAAGCACACACAGCCACGAATTCACGCTCTGACAGTCTCCACTCAAACACTGTGACCCTAGCACCTCCAAGGTGTGACTGGCCAATACACCCATCTCTGGAGGACCATTCCCTACCAATCCTCACCCACGCAGGTTCACTTATTACTGTAAGAGACTTTAGTTCCAATCACAGACCCATTCACACAGCTAAAGTCACATCTGGCCTCTTTCATGCAACTATTCTCACTCCTGGCCTCCTTTACACAACTCTCCTTACAACTGGCCTCCTTTACACATCTATCCTCATGCCTGGGCTCCTTTACACATCTATCCTCATGCCTGGGCTCCTTTACACATTTATCCTCATACCTGGCCTCCTTTACATATCTATCCTCATACCTGGCCTCCTTTACACATCTATCCTCATACATGGCCTCCTTTACACATCTATCCTCATACCAGGTCTTCTTTTCACAACTATCCTCAGATCTGACCTCCTTTAAATTGATTTAAAGCACATTTGTTTGATAAAGCCTATTTTATATCACCAGATATTAAAAATTCGCAAAACCCTTGTCTTAAAACAcaaaaagcaagcaagcaagcaaaaaCAAGAAATTGAAGGACAATGAAAAACCCCAAGTAACATCAGAACTTAGGAGGAAACTCAGAGGAGGCGGACTCTTGAGATGGCCTGTCCTGTTCTGGCGGTTCCAGGTGGAGTTCATAAGAGTACACAATACAGCTGTACAATTAAACAAACTCCTATCAAATTCCCAgtattgacatgtgcaatatccaCCTCGCAAGAGCATTCAATATCTTTCTGTAAACATCCATCAGCCGTGTGTAATGTCAGTTTAATAATTGActgttattatttaatttactgTTAAAATTTACTGTTATAAACTTGCGGTTGTTTCCTGCACACACATGCCAAGACTGTCACTTAAGAAGTGCagttcctccttcctcctcggTTATATGttcactgtcatgttttgtgcTCTTCTTTTCAGTGAAATACTGCACTGTCAACAGATACTTTCAAACAGAAAAAATCCTCTTTGCCACTTTGTTCTTAAATAGGTAGTTCTATTTCTACGATGGCAGCGGTTAACCCGAGTATTTTGATTTGTATCTCAGGAAAAATCGCAACAACGTTCAAGTGCCTCTGAATACTATGAAACAGAAATGAACCTAGAGGTCCTGTTCAGGGATGGATGTCCATATGAGCCGGAGCCGCTGTCCTGAATCTGGACCACGTATCGCTTTCCTTTGTTTCTGTATGAAAGCATCCGCTAGATGTCCAACATCACCAATACGGAATATGTTACAAAGAACCCACTATTCCCCTGGCTGGATAAGCTTGGTAGTCCTTGATTTACAGTGTCCCTCTCTCCAGTGTCCACGCTACGGATGGGCTCAGAACTCACCAGGGCCAATGGGGACACAGCTCTTCAAAGGAAACAAACAGGctccctctatatctctctctctcacgctaTCTCTCTCCATTTTCCATCTTGcgttctctttccctccctctctttccccgtCTCTGGCTCCGTCACTCGGTCTATCCCCCCCATATAGACACGCAGTGTTATGTGGTCACAGCTCAAATATACAGTCGGAGATctgcccccgccccccccgACGGGCAAACAAGTCTATGCACGCACACGCaaaaacgcacacacaagcaaataATCATACTGTAATTTATACTAATTCTGCACTggcttctctctccttccctacAGATTTCTCGTTCTCTAAAACACATATCTTCTCtctaaaatacacacacgcacgcacactatCTCTCGCACACACAGAGCTCTGCGGCCGTGCTGAACTGAATAGTGGTCTTTGAGAGCGGCTCTGGCCAGGGGCCATATGAGGAGCTGCTGTGtctggggggagggggcggtGGGGGGGCTGCGGGGATCAGAGAGGTCATCAAGTTCACCCATGGCACAGCCCAGCCCAGGGGGGACAGCAGGCCTGCACTGGACGGCAAGCAGATAGCGGggggagtcacacacacacacagcatccacacacaccatgcaATTAGTCATTTAACATCCAGTAAATATTTTGTCTCTCGATTCTAAACACTTTTATGATTCCCAAATGTACTGGTCCAGGAGAGCTGAAGATTGAGTCATCCATCCTCaagaaaatgtacttattttcACACTCAAGTAAGGAAGTAGGTTGAATCGGCTCATTAGATCGTGTTCTCTTAACTACAAGACCACAGTCGAGATGACAACGATAGACTGTGGTGGACGCCTCATTGCTGCAGTTGTACTTGAATAATATCTAAACATGGGACCGGACCCGGACATGGCCAAGACAGGACAGGGTCAAGTCATTGGTCAAAACAGGACAGGGTCAAGTCATTGGTCAAGACAGGACCGGATCCGGACAGGGAAATGTCAGGACAGGGTCAGgtcagggaataccaaaataaagacataagttgtttgatttttaatatTCACTGTATACAGAGTTCTGCAACTGCAACTGATTTTCTGGGGCCCCCTACTATCTCTGAGGAATCTTtgtgatttcattttttaactGTAAAAACACCTGGAAATGATATGCAGTCTACAACTGATTATGTTCAACCCGCACCACCTCAATCAACCACACAGTCCCCCTGGTATATAATGCCAGTAGTGAAGTTAGTCTTCAGTCTGGTTCATCTCCTACTGTCTGGTCTTGCTTTCAGAGCAGGTCACCCTGGTGGGCACTGGAACCTATCCTTTTACAAGACAAAAGCCCAGCCCTAAGTCATACCTCTCTGGGACTAAACCACACATTTCAATTCCAGTCCATTGGGAAAAGTACACTTGCATTCTCAATTCTCTTTAATGTTTCTAAATGAATAAAGATGTTACATTTGCATTGGAGCTGTGGTAAACGTTTGAAATTCCTGGAACTGAACCCAACCCTGGCCACTGATTGGTCCTTTGCATCATCATCTTCAATTATCAATTTTAACACCAGCCAAGGTCTATGATGCTGGAGATGGAGTAGTGGTCAAATTTTTACTGTAGCTCTGATAAGAACTTAGTTTATAATTGACTTGTGTTTGACATCGAATTCAGATCAATGTCCTGCCGTACCCTGTGTACTGCATAGGaaagtgtgagtgtgttctCTGTCCTGTCAGATTTCAAAAGCTTACGTCTGCCTAACCCCACATCTGTC
This is a stretch of genomic DNA from Esox lucius isolate fEsoLuc1 chromosome 11, fEsoLuc1.pri, whole genome shotgun sequence. It encodes these proteins:
- the glis2b gene encoding zinc finger protein GLIS2b isoform X1; protein product: MLSLDEPLDLKLPRGRVNRAARSPPTLSPIHAKRARQLRMADDGTAVIVPASPASPHTGVPVVPQERPEIPPTPPAVDLSMSPSSRHTSSSPETANGNGVSHHILAGESAHIRYVDSGASSQAFQFFVPIGAGGGLHLPSSMFIGQPGDKRASPDLSADEQLACRWRKCHLLFDCLQDLVDHVNDFHVKPEKDSGYCCHWDGCARKGRGFNARYKMLIHIRTHTNEKPHRCPTCNKSFSRLENLKIHNRSHTGEKPYICPYEGCNKRYSNSSDRFKHTRTHYVDKPYYCKMAGCLKRYTDPSSLRKHIKAHGHFVAQEQSSPGGLGSLLKGGPPVAGIGGGRGKLGESELSYLSGAHIIIPSAAASLLGGHALQGLGGSISLSPLSPLSPRPLDLSALGGPSSPSPTSILSFSGSPLSLATKSSLGLSSSFPSAALGLSPAVVPVSLGGSVGSPSLERRPHHHHGHRRKGKTAGEEGEDELHSGGVLNLSTGASHDPLSWVVIPPGTVVLKPAVVN
- the glis2b gene encoding zinc finger protein GLIS2b isoform X2, giving the protein MSVEGDGDKWPGGTESAHIRYVDSGASSQAFQFFVPIGAGGGLHLPSSMFIGQPGDKRASPDLSADEQLACRWRKCHLLFDCLQDLVDHVNDFHVKPEKDSGYCCHWDGCARKGRGFNARYKMLIHIRTHTNEKPHRCPTCNKSFSRLENLKIHNRSHTGEKPYICPYEGCNKRYSNSSDRFKHTRTHYVDKPYYCKMAGCLKRYTDPSSLRKHIKAHGHFVAQEQSSPGGLGSLLKGGPPVAGIGGGRGKLGESELSYLSGAHIIIPSAAASLLGGHALQGLGGSISLSPLSPLSPRPLDLSALGGPSSPSPTSILSFSGSPLSLATKSSLGLSSSFPSAALGLSPAVVPVSLGGSVGSPSLERRPHHHHGHRRKGKTAGEEGEDELHSGGVLNLSTGASHDPLSWVVIPPGTVVLKPAVVN